From a region of the Erythrobacter neustonensis genome:
- a CDS encoding LptA/OstA family protein: MPEHNASARTPFARLALVWGIGGFALTAALAGGMNLAAQGIARHDTRAPVTYDAGKFVLDDRANQAIASGGVIVTQAGLRVQSDRMLVNFSDAGGALEIQRITATGGVVVTRGNERASGNNAVYDFNRRVITMAGNVALRRGTDTLNGGRLTIDLDSGLSTVDGSSGGSSAVPGAPGGRGRVTGTFNVP, translated from the coding sequence ATGCCCGAACACAACGCTTCTGCCCGCACGCCCTTTGCCCGTCTCGCGCTTGTCTGGGGGATCGGCGGCTTTGCGTTGACCGCCGCATTGGCGGGCGGGATGAACCTTGCCGCCCAAGGCATCGCGCGCCACGATACGCGCGCGCCGGTCACCTATGACGCGGGCAAGTTCGTGCTCGACGACCGCGCCAATCAGGCGATCGCCAGCGGCGGGGTGATCGTCACGCAGGCGGGTCTGCGCGTCCAGTCGGACCGGATGCTTGTCAATTTCTCCGATGCGGGCGGTGCGCTTGAAATCCAGCGCATCACCGCGACCGGTGGCGTTGTCGTCACCCGCGGCAACGAGCGGGCGAGCGGCAACAACGCGGTCTATGATTTCAACCGCCGCGTGATCACGATGGCGGGCAATGTCGCACTGCGCCGCGGAACCGATACGCTGAACGGCGGACGGCTGACGATAGATCTCGACAGCGGGCTGTCCACCGTCGATGGCAGTTCGGGCGGCAGCAGCGCCGTGCCCGGTGCGCCGGGCGGACGGGGCCGCGTGACGGGCACCTTCAACGTGCCGTAG
- a CDS encoding exopolysaccharide biosynthesis polyprenyl glycosylphosphotransferase — translation MNRLTSQLVDAVKHQSVDSRMARSLERRRLRAYIMLLLFDGVLFNVSFMLAANIWDTHWTHYRAMIAAQAMLPVFFTIALYNGTYGMRALSDWVFASRQSVLAVVISAGLINFLGFYTKTNEEFSRGVVTIGLLLTMVLLVASRRLMAMVIEKRWGGRVSNRLVIDDGGSSFAFAGADHIRAADYNLDPASHDPFMLDRLGKLLRNQDQVVVSCPRERRQDWAFLLKSAGVYAEIVSEPAHQLGAVGVHRYDDLERTTLVVSTGPLGLRSRILKRGFDVVVAGGALVALSPVLLITALLIKLEDNGPVFFIQRRLGRGNEFFDMFKFRSMREDKLDHDGNRSAGREDDRVTRVGAFIRRTSIDELPQIINVLKGDMSIVGPRPHALGSRANNKFFWEVDRSYWQRHCLKPGLTGLAQVRGHRGATEHEKDLTDRLQSDLEYIAGWSLMRDIEIVLRTARVLTHKNAF, via the coding sequence ATGAACCGCCTAACGTCGCAGCTGGTTGATGCGGTCAAGCATCAATCCGTCGACAGCCGCATGGCCCGCTCGCTCGAGCGGCGGCGTTTGCGCGCCTACATCATGCTGCTGCTGTTTGATGGCGTGCTGTTCAATGTCAGCTTCATGCTTGCCGCCAACATCTGGGACACCCACTGGACCCATTACCGCGCGATGATCGCCGCGCAGGCGATGCTGCCGGTGTTCTTCACGATCGCGCTCTATAACGGCACCTACGGCATGCGCGCGCTGAGTGATTGGGTATTCGCTTCGCGGCAAAGCGTGCTGGCGGTGGTGATCTCGGCGGGGCTGATCAACTTCCTCGGGTTCTACACCAAGACCAACGAGGAATTTTCGCGCGGTGTGGTGACGATCGGTCTGTTGTTGACCATGGTGCTGCTGGTCGCTTCGCGCCGTCTGATGGCGATGGTGATCGAAAAGCGCTGGGGCGGACGGGTGAGCAACCGGCTGGTGATCGACGATGGCGGATCGAGCTTCGCCTTCGCCGGCGCCGATCATATCAGGGCCGCCGATTACAATCTCGATCCCGCGAGCCACGATCCTTTCATGCTCGACCGGCTGGGCAAACTGCTGCGCAATCAGGATCAGGTCGTGGTCAGCTGTCCGCGGGAACGCCGTCAGGACTGGGCCTTCCTGCTCAAGAGCGCGGGTGTCTATGCCGAAATCGTCAGCGAACCCGCGCACCAGCTGGGCGCGGTGGGCGTTCACCGTTACGACGATCTGGAACGCACGACGCTGGTGGTGTCGACCGGGCCGCTGGGCTTGCGTTCGCGCATTCTGAAGCGCGGCTTCGATGTCGTGGTGGCGGGCGGGGCGCTGGTGGCATTGTCGCCGGTGCTGCTGATCACCGCGCTGCTGATCAAGCTGGAGGACAACGGCCCGGTGTTCTTCATCCAGCGGCGGCTGGGGCGCGGCAACGAATTCTTCGACATGTTCAAGTTCCGCTCGATGCGCGAGGACAAGCTCGATCATGACGGCAACCGGTCCGCCGGGCGCGAGGATGACCGGGTCACGCGCGTCGGAGCCTTCATCCGCCGCACCAGCATCGATGAACTGCCGCAGATCATCAATGTGCTCAAGGGCGACATGTCGATCGTCGGCCCGCGTCCGCATGCGCTGGGTAGCCGCGCGAACAACAAGTTCTTCTGGGAAGTCGATCGCAGCTACTGGCAGCGCCACTGCCTCAAGCCGGGACTGACCGGGCTGGCGCAGGTCCGCGGGCATCGCGGCGCGACCGAGCACGAGAAGGATCTGACCGACCGCCTGCAATCGGATCTCGAATATATCGCGGGGTGGTCGCTGATGCGCGACATCGAAATCGTGCTGCGCACCGCGCGGGTGCTGACGCACAAGAACGCGTTCTGA
- the holA gene encoding DNA polymerase III subunit delta, producing the protein MKATQKDFLRGAPASARGCRIFFFCGPDEAGASAAAQRVVEALPDPGERVELAGADLRRDPALLGDEARSTSLFGGNRHIWVRASGDEAHDALQFLIETAAAGAGEAAPVIVVATSATDKSRTAKLLEKRPDALVAMFHPPDLPAVSQAVRAMADAAGLRLGGDLAERIARGAGLDVRLAQSEIDKLALYVGADPQAPRAATIEDHAAIGASTEEDGLAPLVNAVLSGELPRIADEVRRMRELGLNPVGVALALERRAGQLAQIAAYLGPNGQFDRIDRGAEMRLGIFFKERRHIETQFRRWTMPAARGSRETRLDRLIPRLVALHRNLLANSQAAELLLAQELAEIGRFAARR; encoded by the coding sequence GTGAAGGCGACGCAGAAGGATTTCCTGCGCGGCGCCCCGGCAAGCGCGCGCGGATGCCGGATCTTCTTCTTCTGCGGCCCCGACGAGGCCGGGGCCAGCGCCGCCGCGCAGCGCGTGGTCGAAGCGCTGCCCGATCCGGGCGAGCGGGTCGAGCTCGCCGGCGCGGACCTGCGCCGCGATCCGGCATTGCTGGGCGATGAGGCGCGTTCGACCTCGCTGTTCGGCGGCAACCGCCATATCTGGGTGCGCGCCAGCGGCGACGAGGCGCATGACGCGCTGCAATTCCTGATCGAGACCGCGGCTGCGGGCGCAGGCGAAGCGGCCCCGGTGATCGTGGTCGCAACCTCGGCAACCGACAAGTCGCGCACCGCCAAACTGCTCGAAAAACGTCCCGACGCGCTGGTGGCGATGTTTCATCCGCCCGACCTGCCCGCCGTGTCGCAGGCGGTGCGGGCGATGGCGGATGCCGCCGGTCTGAGGCTTGGCGGCGATCTTGCCGAACGGATCGCGCGCGGCGCCGGGCTCGACGTGCGGCTCGCACAGTCCGAGATCGACAAGCTGGCGCTCTATGTCGGCGCCGATCCGCAGGCCCCGCGCGCGGCAACGATCGAGGATCACGCCGCGATCGGCGCCTCGACCGAGGAAGACGGGCTTGCCCCGCTGGTCAACGCGGTGCTGAGCGGCGAGCTGCCCAGGATCGCGGACGAGGTGCGGCGGATGCGCGAGCTGGGACTGAACCCGGTCGGTGTCGCGCTCGCACTCGAACGCCGCGCCGGCCAATTGGCGCAGATTGCGGCCTATCTCGGCCCCAACGGCCAGTTCGACCGGATCGATCGCGGCGCGGAGATGCGGCTCGGGATCTTCTTCAAGGAACGCCGCCACATCGAAACGCAGTTCCGCCGCTGGACCATGCCCGCAGCGCGCGGCAGCCGCGAAACCCGGCTCGACCGGCTGATCCCGCGACTCGTCGCCTTGCATCGCAATCTGCTTGCAAACAGCCAGGCGGCGGAGCTGTTGCTGGCGCAGGAGCTGGCGGAGATCGGAAGATTTGCTGCGAGGCGGTAG
- the lptE gene encoding LPS assembly lipoprotein LptE: MRSLLALLACLALSACGLQPMYAGTGGASVAQGMAAVEIPAIQGQGGWLVKNALEDRLGVARQGGDSPAPRYRLDVRLDDSLEALGVLNDDTISRERRILRARYQLVDIASNAILLDATSGSDAGIDVVSSEYATIAAEQKALENLALSLADRMATQIALALRRQANVEQP, from the coding sequence ATGCGCAGCCTTCTCGCCCTTCTCGCCTGTCTTGCTCTGTCCGCCTGCGGCTTGCAGCCGATGTATGCCGGCACGGGCGGCGCGTCGGTTGCGCAAGGCATGGCCGCGGTCGAGATCCCCGCGATCCAGGGGCAGGGCGGCTGGCTGGTCAAGAACGCGCTCGAAGACCGGCTCGGCGTGGCCCGGCAGGGCGGGGATTCACCCGCGCCGCGCTACCGGCTCGACGTGCGGCTCGACGATTCGCTCGAGGCGCTGGGCGTGCTCAACGACGACACCATCAGCCGCGAACGCCGCATCCTGCGCGCGCGCTATCAGCTGGTCGATATCGCCAGCAATGCGATCCTGCTCGATGCCACATCGGGTTCGGATGCCGGGATCGATGTCGTGAGTTCGGAATACGCCACCATCGCGGCCGAACAGAAGGCGCTGGAAAACCTCGCGCTTTCGCTGGCCGATCGGATGGCGACCCAGATCGCGCTCGCGCTGCGCCGGCAGGCGAACGTAGAACAGCCGTGA
- the leuS gene encoding leucine--tRNA ligase has protein sequence MNETRFDPSIADGRWQRAWDEAGTFTADSDSPKPKSYILEMFPYPSGRIHMGHVRNYTMGDVLARYQKMRGFEVLHPMGWDAFGMPAENAAMEKGVHPGGWTRANIAQMKAQLQRIGFALDWTREFATCDPEYYGHEQALFVDLYEAGLVYRKESTVNWDPVDMTVLANEQVIDGKGWRSGAEVEKRKLNQWFLKITDFADDLLAGLGSLEDWPEKVRLMQENWIGKSQGLEFSFDLSDGGKLAVYSTRPDTIFGASFCAIAADHPIAQGLAGDAQVAAFIDQCKKGATTAAALETAEKLGYRTPITAKHPFTGADLPVFIANFVLMEYGTGAVMGVPGHDQRDFEFATKYELPILRVVAADPARADEPFKGEAEAGDGVIVNSDFLNGMTVEDAKAEVIARAENGGWGEGRTVWRLRDWGVSRQRYWGTPIPFIHCETCGVVPVPKEQLPVTLPEDVSFDIPGNPLERHPTWKHVDCPKCGAAARRETDTLDTFVDSSWYFLRFASQPADRPFDPEEVAKWMPVQHYIGGIEHAILHLLYARFWTRALAHIGKITVTEPFAALFTQGMVTHETYSRLDAARGVPVFFGPEDVNRTSDGATLLADGDAVDVGRVIKMSKSKKNVVDPDAIIARHGADAVRWFMLSDSPPERDLPWSDAGIEGCARFVQRLWRLFNAYDAGAAGEDKSLDRKTHQTIAAVAADIEALGFNKAVARIYELTGAVEKAAPSASRSAAIRALVHLAAPMMPHLAEEAWAQIGEGLIADAAWPEVDPALLVDDEVTIAIQHMGKLRDTVTAPKGASKDALEALALASANLQRSVDGAAIRKVIVVPDRLVNIVT, from the coding sequence ATGAATGAAACCCGCTTCGATCCGTCCATTGCCGACGGGCGCTGGCAGCGCGCCTGGGACGAGGCGGGCACCTTCACCGCCGATTCGGACAGCCCCAAGCCCAAAAGCTACATCCTCGAGATGTTCCCCTATCCTTCGGGGCGCATCCACATGGGCCATGTGCGCAACTACACGATGGGCGACGTGCTTGCGCGCTACCAGAAGATGCGCGGGTTCGAGGTGCTCCACCCGATGGGCTGGGACGCCTTCGGGATGCCGGCGGAAAACGCGGCGATGGAAAAGGGCGTGCATCCGGGCGGATGGACGCGGGCGAACATCGCGCAGATGAAGGCGCAGTTGCAGCGCATCGGCTTTGCATTGGACTGGACGCGCGAATTCGCCACCTGCGATCCCGAATATTACGGCCACGAGCAGGCATTGTTCGTCGACCTGTACGAAGCCGGCCTCGTCTACCGCAAGGAATCGACCGTCAACTGGGACCCGGTCGACATGACCGTGCTGGCGAACGAGCAGGTGATCGACGGCAAGGGCTGGCGTTCGGGCGCCGAGGTCGAGAAGCGCAAGCTGAACCAGTGGTTCCTCAAGATCACCGATTTTGCCGATGATCTGCTGGCGGGGCTGGGGAGCCTTGAGGACTGGCCCGAGAAAGTGCGCCTGATGCAGGAGAACTGGATCGGCAAGTCGCAGGGGCTGGAGTTCAGCTTCGACCTGTCCGACGGCGGCAAGCTGGCGGTCTACTCGACGCGGCCCGACACGATCTTCGGCGCGAGTTTCTGCGCCATCGCCGCCGATCACCCGATCGCGCAGGGGCTGGCGGGTGACGCGCAAGTCGCCGCCTTCATCGACCAGTGCAAGAAGGGCGCGACCACCGCGGCCGCGCTCGAAACGGCAGAGAAGCTGGGCTATCGGACGCCGATCACCGCGAAGCACCCGTTCACGGGCGCGGATTTGCCCGTCTTCATCGCCAACTTCGTGCTGATGGAATACGGCACCGGCGCGGTGATGGGCGTGCCGGGGCATGACCAGCGCGACTTCGAATTCGCGACGAAATACGAACTGCCGATCCTGCGCGTGGTCGCTGCCGATCCCGCGCGCGCGGACGAACCCTTCAAGGGCGAGGCCGAAGCAGGCGACGGGGTAATCGTGAACAGCGATTTCCTTAACGGGATGACCGTCGAGGACGCCAAGGCCGAAGTCATCGCCCGCGCCGAAAATGGCGGCTGGGGCGAAGGGCGCACCGTATGGCGCCTGCGCGATTGGGGTGTGAGCCGCCAGCGTTACTGGGGGACGCCAATCCCCTTCATCCATTGCGAGACTTGCGGCGTGGTGCCGGTGCCCAAGGAGCAGCTTCCGGTCACCTTGCCCGAGGATGTCAGCTTCGACATCCCCGGCAACCCGCTCGAGCGCCACCCGACGTGGAAGCACGTCGATTGCCCCAAGTGCGGCGCAGCGGCGCGGCGGGAAACCGATACGCTCGACACCTTTGTCGATTCCTCGTGGTATTTCCTGCGCTTCGCCAGCCAGCCCGCCGACCGTCCGTTCGACCCCGAAGAGGTCGCCAAGTGGATGCCGGTGCAGCACTATATCGGCGGCATCGAGCACGCGATCCTGCACCTGCTCTACGCCCGCTTCTGGACCCGCGCGCTCGCCCACATCGGCAAGATCACTGTGACCGAACCCTTCGCCGCGCTGTTCACGCAAGGCATGGTGACGCACGAGACCTATAGCCGCCTTGACGCCGCGCGCGGCGTGCCGGTGTTCTTCGGCCCCGAGGATGTGAACCGCACCTCGGACGGGGCAACGCTGCTGGCGGATGGCGATGCGGTCGATGTCGGCCGCGTCATCAAGATGTCGAAGTCGAAGAAGAACGTCGTCGACCCCGATGCGATCATCGCTCGCCACGGCGCGGATGCGGTGCGCTGGTTCATGCTCTCCGATTCGCCGCCCGAGCGCGATCTGCCTTGGTCCGATGCGGGGATCGAGGGCTGCGCGCGCTTCGTGCAGCGCTTGTGGCGGCTGTTCAACGCCTATGACGCGGGCGCGGCGGGCGAGGACAAGAGCCTCGACCGCAAGACCCACCAGACCATCGCCGCGGTCGCCGCCGATATCGAGGCGCTGGGCTTCAACAAGGCCGTGGCGCGGATTTACGAACTGACCGGCGCGGTCGAGAAAGCCGCCCCTTCGGCGAGCCGCTCGGCCGCGATCCGGGCGCTGGTGCACCTCGCCGCCCCGATGATGCCGCACCTTGCCGAAGAGGCGTGGGCACAGATCGGGGAAGGCCTGATCGCCGACGCCGCATGGCCCGAAGTCGATCCGGCGCTGCTGGTCGATGACGAGGTCACCATCGCGATCCAGCACATGGGCAAGCTGCGCGACACTGTGACCGCGCCCAAGGGTGCTTCGAAGGATGCGCTGGAGGCTCTGGCGCTGGCATCGGCGAACCTGCAACGCTCGGTCGATGGCGCGGCGATCCGCAAGGTTATTGTGGTGCCCGACCGTTTGGTGAATATCGTCACCTGA
- a CDS encoding DUF3576 domain-containing protein, producing MGFALLGASLIGLSACGGSERPRTELAAAQLNTIGVNAYLWRAALETVSFAPLLQTDSNGGVIVTDWYANPANPGERVKLTVTILDQDLRADALRVAASRQVNDGGTWVEAPVQAATVQKLEDIILTKARDLRRQALAS from the coding sequence ATGGGTTTTGCGCTGCTCGGGGCTTCGCTGATCGGGCTCAGCGCCTGCGGCGGAAGCGAGCGTCCGCGCACCGAACTGGCCGCAGCCCAGCTCAACACGATCGGCGTCAACGCCTATCTGTGGCGCGCTGCGCTCGAAACCGTCAGCTTTGCCCCGCTGCTCCAGACCGACAGCAACGGCGGCGTGATCGTGACCGACTGGTATGCCAACCCCGCCAATCCGGGTGAGCGGGTGAAGCTGACTGTCACGATCCTCGACCAGGATCTGCGCGCCGATGCATTGCGCGTCGCGGCCAGCCGTCAGGTCAACGACGGCGGCACCTGGGTCGAAGCCCCGGTGCAGGCCGCCACGGTGCAGAAGCTCGAGGACATCATCCTCACCAAGGCGCGCGACCTGCGCCGTCAGGCACTCGCTTCGTAA
- the phbB gene encoding acetoacetyl-CoA reductase codes for MGRVAIVTGGTRGIGEAICKRLQRQGHTVIANYAGNDEKARAFTEATGIPARRWDVGDFEAAQAGCAAVAEEFGPVDIVVNNAGITRDGTLHKMTFEDWNDVMRINLGGCFNMAKATFPGMRERGWGRIVNIGSINGQAGQYGQVNYAAAKSGIHGFTKALAQEGAKFGVTVNAIAPGYIDTDMVAAVPAPVLEKIVAKIPVGRLGMAEEIARGVAFLTSDNGGFVTGSTMSINGGQHMY; via the coding sequence ATGGGCCGGGTAGCGATCGTCACCGGAGGCACGCGCGGGATCGGGGAAGCGATCTGCAAGCGGTTGCAGCGCCAGGGCCACACGGTGATCGCCAATTACGCGGGCAATGACGAAAAGGCGCGCGCCTTTACCGAGGCCACCGGCATCCCCGCAAGACGCTGGGATGTCGGCGATTTCGAAGCCGCGCAAGCCGGCTGTGCCGCAGTCGCGGAGGAATTCGGACCCGTCGATATCGTGGTCAACAACGCCGGCATCACCCGCGACGGCACGCTCCACAAAATGACGTTCGAGGACTGGAACGACGTGATGCGGATCAACCTTGGCGGGTGCTTCAACATGGCCAAGGCGACCTTTCCCGGCATGCGCGAACGCGGGTGGGGGCGGATCGTCAACATCGGCTCGATCAACGGGCAGGCGGGGCAATACGGGCAGGTCAACTACGCCGCGGCGAAAAGCGGAATTCACGGCTTTACCAAGGCCTTGGCGCAGGAAGGCGCGAAATTCGGGGTCACGGTCAATGCGATCGCGCCGGGCTATATCGACACCGACATGGTCGCCGCAGTGCCTGCGCCGGTGCTTGAAAAGATCGTCGCCAAAATCCCCGTCGGCCGGCTCGGCATGGCCGAGGAAATCGCCCGCGGTGTGGCGTTTCTCACCTCCGACAACGGCGGCTTCGTGACCGGTTCGACGATGAGCATCAATGGCGGCCAGCACATGTATTGA
- a CDS encoding helix-turn-helix domain-containing protein has translation MTLSIDALTEKEKDALRLLLRGHDAKSSAQALGLSVHTVNERLREARRKLGTTSSREAARRLLAEEGETPKSLGDKGLGDAPPPDCAADMSASATRRLAGFGRALPLVGVIAMSLMLAALLLPASPVSVAPASLIETVTGAAPLTNTQTESAAAAAAEAFLGDIDAGRWAESYAATSAEFRRLNTLAVWAEVSARVRPPLGAVMTRNITGNAFVPAPPAGYRLVTFRSAYANGTQQTESVSLTWEDGGWKVAGISFD, from the coding sequence ATGACGCTTTCGATCGATGCCCTGACCGAGAAGGAAAAGGATGCGCTGCGGCTGCTGCTGCGCGGGCATGATGCCAAATCCTCCGCGCAGGCCTTGGGATTGTCGGTGCACACGGTCAACGAACGCCTGCGCGAGGCGCGCCGCAAGCTTGGCACAACCAGCAGCCGCGAGGCGGCGCGGCGGCTGCTGGCGGAAGAAGGCGAGACCCCCAAAAGCCTTGGGGACAAGGGTTTGGGGGATGCGCCGCCGCCGGACTGCGCGGCAGACATGTCGGCATCCGCTACCCGGCGGCTGGCAGGTTTCGGCCGTGCCCTTCCCCTTGTCGGAGTGATTGCCATGTCATTGATGCTTGCCGCGCTGTTGCTTCCCGCCTCGCCCGTGTCGGTTGCACCGGCCTCGCTGATCGAAACGGTGACAGGGGCCGCGCCCCTCACGAACACGCAAACCGAAAGCGCCGCGGCGGCTGCGGCAGAGGCATTTCTGGGCGATATCGATGCCGGGCGCTGGGCGGAAAGCTATGCCGCGACCAGCGCCGAATTCCGCCGGCTTAACACGCTGGCGGTCTGGGCCGAGGTGTCGGCCCGTGTGCGCCCGCCGCTCGGCGCGGTGATGACCCGGAACATCACCGGCAACGCGTTCGTCCCCGCGCCGCCCGCCGGCTACAGATTGGTCACGTTCCGTTCGGCCTATGCCAATGGCACCCAGCAGACCGAAAGCGTATCACTGACGTGGGAGGATGGTGGCTGGAAGGTCGCCGGAATAAGCTTCGACTGA
- a CDS encoding AMP-dependent synthetase/ligase, protein MLQDIDNAQNLVALFLNRADEKGDAPFLGHKAGGQWVTQSWRSAAEHVCLLAEALRAMGLSDGDRVALVSENRPEWCIADLAIMAAGCITVPTYTTNTRRDHAHILDNSGARAVVVSNEKLLTPLVGAIGQTGLVEHVIGIDNLKRQQSGSFEYHHWAALVTGDAAAARAAVDARIKDIAREDTACLIYTSGTGGAPRGVMQHHGMILCNVAGAAEVLIEDFGLKDERFLSFLPLSHAYEHSGGQYLPIGVGAEIYYSEGLEKLASNIEETRPTIMVVVPRLFEVLRTRIMKQVEKQGKVAGFMMDAALRIAGNSTEGKTRLIDKPLDFVVERTLRPKIRAKFGGRIKAMVSGGAPLNPEVGNFFDAMGLTMLQGYGQTEAGPVISCNRPKVGLKMDTVGPPLRGVEVRIAEDGEILVRGELVMHGYWRNDAESARTLKDGWLHTGDIGHFDHKGRIKITDRKKDMIVNDKGDNIAPQKVEGMLTLQPEIAQAMVSGDKRPYVVGLIVPDAEWAVEWARANGEKFDLKGLQDLPAFKNAVRAAVDRTNADLSVTEKVRQFAFADEAFTIENEEMTPSMKIRRHKIRERYQERIDGLYRG, encoded by the coding sequence ATCCTGCAGGACATCGACAACGCGCAGAACCTTGTCGCGCTGTTCCTGAACCGCGCCGATGAAAAAGGCGATGCGCCCTTCCTCGGGCACAAGGCCGGCGGGCAATGGGTGACGCAAAGCTGGCGTTCGGCGGCGGAGCACGTGTGCCTGCTCGCCGAGGCGCTGCGCGCCATGGGGCTGTCGGATGGCGACCGCGTCGCTCTGGTCAGCGAGAACCGGCCCGAATGGTGCATCGCCGATCTGGCGATCATGGCCGCAGGGTGCATCACGGTGCCGACCTACACCACCAACACCCGCCGCGATCACGCGCACATCCTCGACAATTCGGGCGCGCGCGCGGTGGTCGTTTCGAACGAGAAGCTGCTGACCCCGCTGGTCGGTGCGATCGGGCAGACCGGTCTGGTCGAACATGTGATCGGGATCGACAATCTGAAGCGCCAGCAATCGGGCAGCTTCGAATATCATCACTGGGCCGCGCTGGTCACGGGCGATGCCGCCGCGGCGCGCGCCGCGGTCGATGCCCGGATCAAGGACATCGCGCGCGAAGACACCGCGTGCCTGATCTACACCAGCGGCACCGGCGGCGCGCCGCGCGGGGTGATGCAGCACCACGGCATGATCCTGTGCAATGTCGCGGGCGCGGCCGAAGTGCTGATCGAGGATTTCGGATTGAAGGACGAACGCTTTCTGTCGTTCCTGCCGCTCAGCCACGCCTATGAACACTCGGGCGGACAATATCTGCCGATCGGGGTGGGCGCCGAAATCTACTATTCCGAAGGGCTGGAAAAGCTCGCCTCGAACATCGAGGAAACCCGTCCGACGATCATGGTCGTCGTCCCCCGCCTGTTCGAGGTGCTGCGCACCCGGATCATGAAACAGGTCGAAAAGCAGGGGAAGGTCGCAGGCTTCATGATGGACGCCGCGCTCCGGATCGCGGGCAACAGCACCGAGGGCAAGACCCGGCTGATCGACAAGCCGCTGGACTTCGTGGTCGAACGCACATTGCGTCCCAAAATCCGTGCCAAGTTCGGCGGGCGGATCAAGGCGATGGTTTCGGGCGGCGCGCCGCTCAACCCCGAAGTCGGCAATTTCTTCGACGCGATGGGCCTCACCATGCTGCAAGGCTACGGCCAGACCGAAGCGGGGCCGGTGATCAGTTGCAACCGCCCCAAGGTCGGGCTCAAGATGGACACCGTCGGGCCGCCCTTGCGCGGGGTCGAGGTTCGCATCGCCGAAGATGGTGAAATCCTCGTGCGCGGCGAGCTCGTCATGCACGGCTACTGGCGCAACGATGCCGAGAGCGCGCGCACACTCAAGGACGGCTGGCTGCACACGGGCGACATCGGGCATTTCGACCACAAGGGCCGGATCAAGATCACCGACCGCAAGAAGGACATGATCGTCAACGACAAGGGCGACAATATCGCCCCGCAGAAGGTTGAAGGCATGCTCACGCTCCAGCCCGAAATCGCGCAGGCGATGGTGAGCGGGGACAAGCGGCCCTATGTCGTCGGCCTGATCGTCCCCGATGCCGAATGGGCGGTCGAGTGGGCGCGCGCCAACGGGGAAAAGTTCGATCTGAAGGGCTTGCAGGATTTGCCCGCGTTCAAGAACGCGGTGCGCGCTGCGGTCGATCGCACCAATGCCGATCTTTCGGTCACCGAAAAGGTGCGCCAGTTCGCCTTTGCGGATGAGGCTTTCACCATCGAGAACGAGGAAATGACGCCGAGCATGAAGATTCGCCGTCACAAGATCCGCGAGCGGTATCAGGAACGGATCGACGGCCTTTATCGCGGCTGA